In Pagrus major chromosome 23, Pma_NU_1.0, the genomic window CCTCCACATCACTACCTGCCTCACTTTTTAATCATATCAGCACCATCTTGTGGTCTTCTTCACTCCCACACTTTCAAGTGTGAGTTGAGATGCTGGGCTTTGATTCAATGTAACTGCACCAGTTTATTGGGGAGTGGAGGGGGGTCAGatcttttatttactttaaattctctcttttacttcgaaaaaaaaaaagtgctacACCTTTATAGCCCAATACCCCAACTCAAAGAAATGCAAGCCCAAAGATATGTTGTcagctttacattttttattacaccACAATGTCTTCTCCATATATGTACAATATTTCACATCTTCATAATGTTATCTGCAAATGCACCACATTCAAAAAGGCACTATTACAGGAAAATCACAAAATTGTTTCTACATGaaataaatttacattttataaattaactAAATAAGTCCCATACTCTTTCTCAATGAAGTATTTAGCTCAAAACAGGCGTTGTAATGGTTGTTCCTGACTGAGCCATCCAATCCATGTACTGCTGTGCAGCCCTCTCTTCAGTCCTCTTCCCCATAGTCAGGATCCCTGCTGCCTGGTTGGAGCCatggaggagctggtggagtCGGCTCTGCAAGCGATCTTCTTCGTCTCTACGTTTACCCAGAGTGAGGATGCCGGCGGAGGCATCTCCAGTCAGTGGTCCCCCTAAGGTCTTGCTGCCGGAGCGACACAGCAACACATAGAGGCGACAGGAGCGGGCTGGTTGTCTGCAGCACTCAGACATGCTGTGAGCATCACATGCCAGGTgagacagcagcaacatcaaCACCAGCACCAGGACTTTCTGCTGGGCAAAAGAGAGAGTTTATACTGATACAAGATGACGATCTGAACAAAGAGATATTTATCTGCATGTCTTTGAAATGTCGatattatttaatatgtatGTTTTACACATATGTTACAAGTTGCTGAGCACATCTTATTGATCGATTGATACAAAAGCCTGAATCAAGGATGGAGAGACAAACTCCTAAGAACAAGAAATATTAACAACTGAATTTCTAATATTATGATGCTCATTTATATTTAGAAACATAATTAAATCCTGATCTTGAGTCATGGATACACAGAGTCTCTCCAGGACCAGCTGTTAGGGTAATGGTACTGCACACAATTATTGATCCATGCATAAAGGACATGAATCATCACTTAATCTCTATTAATCTCACACTGACATTTACATGCTAATACCTTAATCTCTAGTCATAGTGGTATTACATAAACAAAATCATCCCAAGCCAATAATTTTTGTTAAATGCAAATCATGTGCATTTGGTTTTAATGATGGCTAAGCAACCTGCCTAAAAATGATtatctttgtttatgtttatagaAATGGATacacaagaacaaaaagaaTTTGCAGCCCCTGAACCAGGTGAAATACAGTTTAAAGTCATTGAATAAAATGCCTGATGCCTGCCTCGGAAagtttttcaaaattctttaaatgTCCAAGGTGAGATTGACCCCTTGGACGGAGAAAAGTCTGTCCAAAAAAGGTTTCTGTGGCACTGTGGTTTCATCGTGTACATGGTGAAACAATGTCATGCATacatgtcatttacactggggacatgtccccgACTCTTTTTGAAATAACCAATTTTGTCcccattatttttttataagaGGCTAATTAGTTGCAAATGTGCTAAAAGTTTCCTGTTGTGATTATCTACTCTGACATCATACAATTCCCTTATTACGATGCCTAAAATCACGTGTTGAAGACCACgctaacattttttttgtccccaccacttttcaacataAAGCAACACCTTTGACGTCTTTTGATATCTACTAACACAACAAATTTATCGAAATACCTCCGCTACCTCTGTCTTGATGAGGTCAAAAGAATGTGAAAGTGTGAAGGAAACAATTCTTGAGAAAAATTTGTATAGAAGTAGAAAGACATGGTCACAAACAAACTCCTACAGGAATAACCACCCTTACACAACTTTTAAAACCGTGAATTTGCAATGTCAAACAAACCTCTCActagtttttaaaataaaaaaaaaatctaactcaAGCTTTCTCACCCTGTTAGACGAGTCCATCCCAGTAGCTTTCTGGAAATTGGTGGGGAACCACGTCATCTTCTGGCCGGTGTGAAGTGGAGTCATCTGATCTTCTGATGTCCCAGGGAAAATGACAAGTGTCTTTTATATCGATCTGTGATGTCCACACCGATGGACGTCATTAAGGGCcaaccacaaacacaacacacaaccaATAATTCTCTTGCTCATTTAAAGGGCTGATGTCGAGCTCCTTGCCATTAATTAGTCTCCTGACGTAGATCATCTCCTAGGCACTTCTCTGGACCTTTGACGAACTGCAGGTATTTCTTTGTGGCCGCATGCCAAAGGTCTACGAGGACATACCATTGTAATGAGTGGTGAGGGACACAAGTTAATTAGCTAATGTGTCCTATGAGTTctataatataaataaagagAAAGCCCAGATGCCCTTTCTTAGTTTGTAAAGCTATTTCAAAAGCCATGCTAACGAGGTTATaggtttttttcctctcagacaAGAGGCGTCATATTGACACACGAAGAgcagttttgtgtgtttttcttgctcCTACAAAAACTGCGGCTGGTGACGTGAGCAGTGTTGATGAATCCATGGTACCCAAAACTTAGAGTAGGCTCATTTAGCAACATTCTTGTTATACTGTCTGCTTTATAAACTGGCTCTCTCATTAGTCAACATAGCAGGATaacaaaaatcatttgaaaGCATTTATTGACTTTCAGATTGTTGTTTTTCGTCCCTTCTTCCTCACAGCCACTTAGTTAATATCTGTTGCCATCTTATGGACAACAGGGAGCATTGCTCTAAATAGACAAACTCATGCATGATATGATAAATGGCCTACTTCTTGTTTCTTCGTAACAAAAGAATTTCAGATCAGCAGAATTAACAGTGCATTGCAGTGCGTCAAAAGGAATCAATAAAGCTTTTGAAAGGCTTTATTGATTGCTTGGGATTCACTGTGACAGCTGCTTTCAAAATGCTCTAAAGAGCCTGTGACGTCTGTTTGAATGCAATTGACAAAGCCATTCTGTGAACCCTGCGTTACTTAAAGTATTTTCAGCAAAATGTCACTCCACGTGCTGATTGATAAACTGCTGAAATTACTAAACGGGCATATTTCACTTCCTTGTAAAAGACATTAAAGAATGAGAGGAGACAGGATAAACAATGAAGCCAGTTTTAATGGGCCACTTAAAGGAGCTTTTACAGAATCCACACTCACTTTGCAGTGAAACACATGTCAAGTTATTGTTTGACCCTCATGTTCGTGGCGCTAACCCGTAATCCCTCGTTCCAGTCCCACATGCACTGGTTGTCCTGATCGGCACCACAGAACAACAGGTGTCAAATCACTGTATATGTGGAAgttaatgttaaaaaagaaTCTGAATATCAATAGAACTAACAACAATTATTATAATAGCAATCATTAATGTCCGTGTCTGCAAGAATTATTATAGCAATATATGttccttttacattttacatacagtTTACATctatattcattttattttgtggttttattgACAGCAGTACCATGTTCctgttgacctttgacctctaaCAGGCAGGGTCAAATATAACATTTGTGATTGGCTGGTGAGCTCCGCCACTTTCGGACGTGGGCTAGCTCCACCCTGGGGGCCGAAACACCAAGTCACGTAacgtcacacacacaacccctggggaggagacgaggagaccCTTTGGGGGAGAGTCCAGGAATGCCGGAGAACTTATATCCTAAGGAATGACACTGGAGATGTGTGGGGCTCGATGGAGGGTGACACCAGTGAAGGGTGCGAGAAGTGCATCGATGtgactaaacacacacaacgctgcagtttgttttttctattttatctcTACAGCTCCCTGGTTTGCCCTGAAATGGTCGTCTGTGACTCCTACAGAGCTCAGCCTGGTCGAGCTGctctaaaatgaaaatggcctCCTCTTCATCAAAAGGAGTGAGGGGTTTGTACTTAACATTATGCTTAAAATGTAGGAGGAAGAGTGTGAgcatgacaaaataaaagctcaaagACATGCCGAGGAGTCTCTGGAAACCAAAAGGCAATATGTGGCAGAAAATGCCAATGTGAGGTAAAGCCTGTACCCACAGAGCTAGAGTACATAGTGGAGGGGCATGTAACTAGCACTGCCCAGAGAGAGACATATCTAACTCACTGATCCAACTGCTGCTATGCAGAAGCACACACCAGAAGTTAACCTTTTTGGCTTTtcacaagagagaaaacagaggagaccTAAACTTCTTGGCTCAGATGGAAGATTATCTTCCATATCTGCGAGAAAAGTAAACATCATCTTTTCCAGTTTTCTACCTGTTTAGAAATGTGTAACTGAAGTGTGAGgtctctctttattttctcctttcagACTTGTGTTTCACTTCTAACACGACGAGCCTTCCTCAGCATCATCATCTCTTTAATCCTCTCGgccacctcctccatctcccttTCTATACTGGCCTCTGGCTTTTTGTCTACACCCTGCTGTTTCTCCATCTCTacctcgctctctctgtctctctttgggTCTGATTCTCTGTGGGCACAGGCTGCGGGTCAGCAGGATCCCACAGGATCCTCACAGACCGTCTCTTTCTCGGGGAGGGTGTCCAGAGGtcctgctgccctctgctgctggctCTGGAACTGAAACTGGAGCTGGGGTATGGGTGGGGGTTGAGGATACGCAGGTGGTTTTGAAACAGTTTGAACCAGAGGGAGAGCTGGTAGCTGGGGGTTTTGTTGGGGAAGGGGATGGAGATAAGCCTGAGGTGCGGTGTGGGATATGGGCTGAGTTTGGGACTGATGCAGTGGTGGGGGTTGTGGGTAGGGCTTAGCCGGAGGCTGTTGCTGTATCTGGACCTGCTGCGGCTGGTGGTGCGGATGGTGTTGGAGCTGGGGGGAAGATGCTCCGTTCTTACTGAGACCACAGGACTGAGCTGCACAGTGGATCTGACGCAGAGTGTCCAGTGCCTCGCTCTTAGCGTGCTTCAGCAGGTCTGCCTGGCCCTGAGattgagacagaaagagggttAACAGCACATATCAGATTACCAGATTTTAAGGCCACAGAAATAACAGGAAACATCTTTGATATCCATTCCCTCAAGGCAgctttttacagtgtactttTTATGACGGCtatgtctataatgcattataagcACATTCATAATTCAACTACCATAACCTTTGCCAGTTATAAAGACACATAGAAAACGGTGCTGTACTAATGGATGATGAAAGGTTATAAATTATTTCTGAAAAGGAGTAATGTCTTATAAAGATTTGTAAAATATATGCatgaatttgaaggtagctccaaaaacagaGGGGGCAACAGAgtaactgacaactgctgctctttgctttCCTTGGCTGAGGACTTATGAGGAGTATTTGCTCATTCTGCCGGCTGGCAAGTTAAGTGTAagactaaaataaaatcagaatgaTCATCCAAGCCATGTCAGGTCTTTATTTGCCCAGACTGTTACTAATCTGTTGAGCAGTTCTCTATACGTCTGACGTAGTGGTAGTTATAATGTGCTTTGTTAACCACGATTGAGATTCTTCTTTAAAACAGTGTTGTCACTTTATATGATGGTATAGAGCTTTATGAATGCTGAACTTATGATAATTTATGTCCAACACTTTATAAACCTTGTTATAAGTTGTTTTGCATGGTTATAAAATGGTTATGTCTTATAAATGTGCATTAAAGATGGTACATTTCAAAGGAAGCTCTGCCAGGTTCAATAAAGATGAAATAAGAGGGATCAAATCTGGTAGTGGAGTAGGAATATTTTTTCCTGTAGTGCATTAACTAAGAATATGCAGAAGAGGGCAGTATAAACCCACTGAATGAAGGCCCTTGGTTGCCTGCCAGCTCTTCGCACTGCCCCTCTCAGTTGGTGCACAGTGCTGTCATATGGTGATAATGTTATACTACATTTCTGCTCTTTATTTGGGAGCACCCCAGAGATGAATATCCGCCATATGTGGAGGAAGCGGTCAGGGCAGGCATCCTGCTTTACTGCACTGTCAAGTCAATCTGGGCCACTGCCATGGCTGCCTGCCTCCTTCAGCTAGCTGTCTCTGCCATGTGGAAATGTGGTACAGTCTTCTCCACAGGCggttatttctgtgtgtgagaggtgCTGCTATTATTAGAGCtggtcaaaataaaaaagagaatcTGACCACATGCTTTTATAAACTCTCTCCTCTTCTACGGCCTTTAAATACTTGACTCTTCCCCTCAGGGCTCTCATAGCCACAACCCCCTCTGTTTCAATGTGTCTGCTCCAACACTTCCTCTACACCACCATCCCTCCAACATCTGTTCACAGGCAAGTAGAAAGCACTTCTCATCTGTGAATCTACATattttcccctccctcccactcTGGACTCTGTCTGACCCGCTGTGACAGCTCGTTAAGTTAACATCCCTGTGAAGAGGCGCAGGCTGACCCGCTCTGCACCGGACTcgagtgtaaatggtgaaagGGATAAAGTTCTCAGCGCCACAAGGCAGGCACGGCCGTCTGACATATTGCACAATGAGTAGAGGTGCTGCCCTGCACACAGCGCCCGACGCTCGACTCCCAGGTGATGTCAATATGCTGCAAGTGGCCTTTTTACCTGAGCCACTCTAGCACGCAATCCACGAGCATGAATAAGTCATATgtttggaaaaaacagaaattatgtAAGTTGTGACTCACCAGGCATAAAATAAGACAGCGAGAAGCCAGTCCTGTGCTGCCAGAGCCAAATCACGACTGCACTCGGTACATTCACCCCTACAGCTGGCCTAAAGCTATCCACAGGGGCCTAAGCCCAAACAAGGGCAGCCACCAAATCCCACCAGTATATCCTCATTTAATTCTACCCTAATCTCCTCCTTGTTTATCAAAACCAGTCCATCCCTTCAGTAAAAATATCCCCTGCCTTTACTGTACAATACAATAAAGTTGTAGACGTAGGTACAAAGTGGTTTATGACAGTGGAGTAGGGGTGGGCAACACATGTCAGAGACTGAGGTATTTAATGTCATCTTACTTCTGTTTTCAAACTAGCAGATCTGTGCTACATGAACATGATCCTGATTGCACAGTTACTTTACGTGGTTCATCCTCGGGTGAAATTGAATTTAGGGTCATTTACTGACCCAAAGCGTCaatatttgacgacctgggtATGAGACTCGAcgatcaactatctttctccagaatcgcccTCTCCACCTTTAGGGCATGACTAACCGAGGCCCTGCTTAAGTAGCTCAGAACAAGCGATTATATGTTTTTTGAGCCTGTTCTTCTCCTTAAAAATGACTACAATAGACTTAACACTTGCCACAAAgcctctttttttcactttgacttTGAGGTGCAGGAGAGTGACAGGGTGGTATCACTTTAAATGGCAAATTCCCTCATTCACCCTGACAGCTCTGATCTGACTATAACTGTCAGAGTAAAGGTGGAGAAGCAGTTGCTTCCTCACAGCTTCCCCATCATCTACCGGCATGCGCTTCCAGGCCTGCTGAGGATTTGGAGAGGTTGACAGGTGAAATAACTGCCAGCCTTGGCAAACATGCACCAGGCGCACACCAAATGTTCAGTATGAGGCACAATTTACAACCGAAGAATGGAAGGAGGAATAGaaagagtaggaggaggaggaggagtatgTGCAGCCAAGATGCCTTCATGTTGATAATGTGTCTCATGGAAGAAATtagaggatgaggagaggatgaaagcaggaagtgtgtgttttggagagACTCGGCAGGGATTGGAGGAGTTGGATGAGTTTGGGGGTGTATGCAGTGCGGGTGAGGCAGGGATTAGGTTTGGGTGTCCATCTGTTTAGCTACTTAAGCGTCATGCGTTTCCTTATTCTAAAGAGGGCAATGAAGCTTAATTAAGATAAATCAGGCTGTTGCACATACAGCTGCTGTGTTAACGCAAGAAAGACTGCTAGAACACAAATACTTTGAACCCGGATTTACCAGCGCTGTACACATAACCTGCACTAGTACTAAAATGTTTAGTTATTTAATCAATGGGTCAAAACAATTAGCAGAAACAGTTTGATAATCAAGTACTTAGTATGATCTGAGTTAAATTCAGCTTTCCAAATTCGAGGATTTGCTGCTCTCGTAATTAACAGTTTTATATCGTTGTAAATTAAATCCATTCAGACAACAAGTCGGACAAAACAGGCAATCTAAAGATGTCACCTTGATTTCTGGGTATTTGCAAAGatcatttttctgatattgtccgacatattttcatattttctgacAAAACTATTAACCACTTAGTTGAAAAATTATCAATAGACGTATCgctcatgaaaataattgctagttgcagccctgacCTTCACCATCTCTCTATCTGATGAGGCAGACATGAAAAGGCAAAAAGgaatcaaacaatcaaacatCCATCTAAACTCACGCTCAAGCACAGAGCTCAGCCAAGGGAGCTTCTTCACTCAATACTAAATGATTTCAGGGTGATGAGATGAGACGAGATAAAAATATCCGGGCTGCTCTGTCCTTATTTAGCAAAACAGGCCCACTGTGCAGAGCACAGACTGAGCAGCATGTGGTGCTTTATCAGTGCTGGTATTACCACTGCTGTTCAGAGAGGCAATGAGGGGATTGGGTAACCTTATCTTCCAGTGTCTGAGTCAAGAAGGCATTTTGCTGAGCATCATCTTCACTGCCTGTGTTGAGGGCTGAATGTACCCTTATgagaaacaacagagcagcatgtTCGTGTGTACAAACAAGTGTGAACAATCTTATCATGTCTGACAAGATAGTTAcatgagcaaataaaaaaaacttggaATCGACAGTAATTAATTAGGAGATTTAGGGATTAGAGAGGAGGCAATACAATTAGCCTGTAAAGCTTTCTTGAGACACCAAGTAGTTTAAGCTCAGGGTCTGGGATTGCTGATCCAGCTGGTTAAAGTCTGAAAATTAATACATGGGTCTTTGTTGTGCTGAAGGTCACGTGACAGGTGTGGCTCAGTCCATCTCACCTTGAGGACAGTGATGTTCCAGGCGTAGCTCTCCATGGCTTTCTGAAGCTTGCGGCCTTTCAGACCTTCCTTTGCTCCGATACGATGCAGGTCCTCATGGAAGTCCagacctggacacacacacacacacacacacacacacacacgatatcactttgtttagttatttttactgatttatttgtttattttataagGATTATTTAGGTTCATATGACTTTTCTTATCTGTGTcagcctgttttcattttactctcttatctgtgtgacattttatgTTACAGGATAATGACTAATGAATTTGAACAATGAACAATGCGAGTTTGTTTTTTGGgacattttggttaatttctcagagaataatgcatggatcttgatcaGGCGTATtgaggtggctggtatctatgaataagtacaatttgatgtggatctaaataaaaatctggatctagcagattaaaatgtgttttattggatgttggattaggcttgattggattacaggggactgttgggccttggcagagttacgcgctctactgagtgccattacagttatttatattgttttgttaacgttttttttaacatgcttATTatgaagtcaaataaaaatcaaatcaaaatacatgattataaatataatacacaatatatagTCTATTTAGTAAAGCCTAAGAACATAATTGCAATGCAAAAATTACATTTAGAAAGTCATAAACAACTTtaccacacagacaaacagaacctgtctctttaaggccccctccCTCCTAAAAACCCAGTCTCCcctgattggtcggctcacacatgcctgagccagcactgctaacaacaacagagcagtcgattcttacatgccaaacaaGCCGCTAGGCATAATTAACGAGGCGTTTtgagagcagtgttttctgtgggagagaggagcttctgttggtgcgaacgttgacctttttaactttcaaaatcttttacatgcacaagagccTTTATAAAACACTCATAGAATGGaagaaaccaaaaaacaaaacaaaacaacataatagGTCTCTTTTAATAATACTATTAATAATTTGTCTgctcttattttttcttcagtctGCACCACATAGTGTGCAGAACAAAAGGCATCCAGTCAGCTCCTCACGAGCACCTTAATGGCCACAAAAGCACCTCACCATACAATGTGCTGCATTGCTAATGGGGCTAAAATTGAAGTAGTGCAATGCAAGCTAACCTTTAATTGGTCTATCAGTAGCTTCATTTAGCCCTGGCAGACCATTACTAATCCTCTGGGCTTTAAGAACAAACTCCTCCTAATGCTGTATGT contains:
- the hcrt gene encoding hypocretin neuropeptide precursor, whose protein sequence is MTPLHTGQKMTWFPTNFQKATGMDSSNRKVLVLVLMLLLSHLACDAHSMSECCRQPARSCRLYVLLCRSGSKTLGGPLTGDASAGILTLGKRRDEEDRLQSRLHQLLHGSNQAAGILTMGKRTEERAAQQYMDWMAQSGTTITTPVLS